GCCGTGACTGAAGTACCGTTTGTTTAAACCAAACAGGCTTTTGCCGGGCGTGTCGTGCAGGTAAACAGTAAAGGGGTTGTAGAAATTGAGTTTTATCAGTCCCAGTGCATTGTCGCAACCTGTCGACTGGCGGATGGTGTACGGGAAATTGCCGGGGCCCAGTGCACTCCAGTTGACGCTTCCGGGGTTCACCACTTTGCCGTTGCTGTTCAGCACCTGGTAATTATTCGCATTGAGGTAGCCGGGGTTTCTTTTGATGTAGGGCAACAATTCTTTGGTTGCGATCTTGTACGGAACATTCCAGTAAGGATACAGGATCACTTCGGTGATGGTGCTGGATAAAGTAGGGGTGGGCGTTGATCGCTTGCCAACAATGATCCTTGATTCCATCACCACTTTGCCGTGTTCATAAAGGAGAAGCGTGGCAGAAGGTATATTCACCATCACCACATGCTGCTCCTGTTTGATGCAATGCAGCCAACGGATGCTGTTGAGTGTGATCTTCAGTTCTGTTACCCGTACATGCAACGGCACGTTCAGCGCCTGCACGATCGTACTTCGAAGCGCCCCATCGCTTAACAGGGAGAACAGGTTCTGCGCTTCTTTCAATTTAGTTTTTACGGCCGCTTCACTCAGGGTTAATGTATCGGAAGGGAGGAAACCTAATTGATAAAGACGTGTGAGCAGGTCTTTATTGGTACGGAGTATCTTCGAAGTTTTTACAACAGCATCTTTAAAACCTGCTGCGGCCATTGTTCGTTGGAACAAATTCAGTTTCGACCTCACGGCCAGGTATTCTGCCTGCCTTGGTTCAAGCTCGGCCATCATTACCGGAAAACGCCCAAAGGAAAGATAGGCATTGAGCAAGGCCGGAATATTGTAACAGGAAGGGCTGTATTTCACTCCGTGGTACCCAAGCGGCTCGGTTTTATTGCCCAGCATCAGGTCATGCAGGAAATGGATGGCCGCATCGGTAAACTTTATTTCAGCAACCAGGGAATCATATTCGGTTGCAGCAGGTAATTGTGCGGAACGGTAGGCCTTTAATAATCCAGGTTGATAATCGCCCTGCGCCAACCCGAATGTTTCTGCAGACTGTATGTTGCCTGCAAGCAGGGTAAGGTTGCTGCTGTTCTGCTTTGTGAGCCAGGAAAAACCGTGGCCGTTGAGGCCATAAAATTCTCTTACTTCTTTTGGGTACTTAATTCCGGAAGCCGGAAACGAATCGCTGCTGACAAAGGCCTTCAGCCTGTCGGAAAAAGACTGGGCATTTACAAATGCAGGGCAGAGGATCACCAGTAAGATGAATATTGAAAGGCGGTTAAAAACCATTATGCGTGAACTTTCTGCCAGCGTTTCAGATGCGGCAGTGCTTTTAGTGATTGTTGAATGATCCCTTCGGGGAGTTTGATCTTCCTCATCTGCTTCTCCACCAGTTCCTTCATCTGATCAAGTGTCATTTCCGGCTCCACCATGTTTCCGCCCTTGTAGCAATACCTGCAATACTCGGTACTTTTTGAGCCATCCATTTCGGTTCCCCTGTCGGCCATGTTATCAATAGGCATTGTACAACTCTGGCAAATAAATTCCGGGTACATAAAAAATAGTTTACGTTAATAATTTCATTTTACTTCTTGAACCATTTGCCGAACTTACCCATGAGCCTGTCCTCGGCTTTGCTGGCCAGCCTGGAAGCGAACCTCAGTGCCATCTCGGATAATATTCCCGAACCAGGTCTGTTC
This sequence is a window from Chitinophagaceae bacterium. Protein-coding genes within it:
- a CDS encoding L,D-transpeptidase family protein, which encodes MVFNRLSIFILLVILCPAFVNAQSFSDRLKAFVSSDSFPASGIKYPKEVREFYGLNGHGFSWLTKQNSSNLTLLAGNIQSAETFGLAQGDYQPGLLKAYRSAQLPAATEYDSLVAEIKFTDAAIHFLHDLMLGNKTEPLGYHGVKYSPSCYNIPALLNAYLSFGRFPVMMAELEPRQAEYLAVRSKLNLFQRTMAAAGFKDAVVKTSKILRTNKDLLTRLYQLGFLPSDTLTLSEAAVKTKLKEAQNLFSLLSDGALRSTIVQALNVPLHVRVTELKITLNSIRWLHCIKQEQHVVMVNIPSATLLLYEHGKVVMESRIIVGKRSTPTPTLSSTITEVILYPYWNVPYKIATKELLPYIKRNPGYLNANNYQVLNSNGKVVNPGSVNWSALGPGNFPYTIRQSTGCDNALGLIKLNFYNPFTVYLHDTPGKSLFGLNKRYFSHGCMRVEKAMNLGRYILKDNSIAIDTLTEKGCLKNLSPIVVPATEKIPVFVLYHTAWIDSAATLRFYEDVYNKLAAIKK
- a CDS encoding zinc ribbon domain-containing protein; translation: MYPEFICQSCTMPIDNMADRGTEMDGSKSTEYCRYCYKGGNMVEPEMTLDQMKELVEKQMRKIKLPEGIIQQSLKALPHLKRWQKVHA